In a genomic window of Deinococcus aestuarii:
- a CDS encoding glycosyltransferase family 2 protein, with translation MTNFLSVVDVTGLILFLLYVVHQVASALQPRPKPPTASSGAHLTFLIPALNEAPVIGATLENLRAVVPDARVVVIDDASDDGTDRIVARFAAQDSGVTLLRREFPQARQNKGRAMNWAVARLLAGPPLAGSDLSREVFVVLDADGRVGPDFAPQVRGAFADPCVMAAQGWMRFRQTGAPAGRRGLWARMLLFQQDLESFIVGHVQRLRALGGTASLTGNGQCMRASYVAGQLARGVDPWPDVLLEDFASAVEVRLHDPSHRIALLTAHVGQQGLVALGPFVRQRTRWTQGAMQCLTYLPRLWRHPASLLTRLDFSYFILVPWLNVLLLLSILSQPLRRAFGWHGLNLPAWLGVFLTVAPLALQLNWALRYRAERRLSWWAVPYTLASLPIYSAALFLSMPLAYYNHFTGRRVWYKSVRHDDRAPVQSSTAKGEEAGNLASGD, from the coding sequence TTGACGAACTTTCTCTCTGTTGTGGACGTGACCGGGCTGATCCTCTTCCTGCTCTACGTCGTCCATCAGGTCGCCAGCGCGCTCCAGCCGCGCCCCAAACCGCCCACCGCCAGCTCGGGCGCCCACCTGACCTTCCTGATTCCGGCCCTGAACGAGGCCCCCGTCATCGGGGCGACCCTGGAGAACCTGCGCGCGGTGGTCCCGGACGCCCGGGTGGTCGTGATCGACGACGCCTCCGACGACGGCACCGACCGGATCGTGGCCCGCTTCGCCGCGCAGGATTCGGGCGTGACCCTGCTGCGGCGCGAGTTCCCGCAGGCCCGGCAGAACAAGGGCCGCGCGATGAACTGGGCGGTCGCCCGGCTGCTCGCCGGGCCCCCCCTGGCCGGGAGCGACCTGAGCCGCGAGGTCTTCGTGGTCCTCGACGCGGACGGGCGGGTCGGGCCCGACTTCGCCCCCCAGGTGCGGGGAGCCTTCGCCGACCCCTGCGTGATGGCGGCGCAGGGCTGGATGCGCTTCCGGCAGACCGGGGCCCCTGCCGGGCGCCGCGGGCTGTGGGCGCGGATGCTGCTGTTCCAGCAGGACCTGGAGAGCTTCATCGTGGGCCACGTCCAGCGGCTGCGGGCCCTGGGGGGCACGGCGTCCCTGACGGGCAACGGGCAGTGTATGCGGGCAAGTTACGTGGCCGGGCAGCTCGCGCGCGGGGTGGACCCCTGGCCGGACGTGCTGCTCGAGGACTTCGCCAGCGCGGTCGAGGTGAGGCTGCACGACCCCTCGCACCGGATCGCCCTGCTCACCGCGCACGTGGGGCAGCAGGGGCTCGTCGCCTTGGGCCCCTTCGTGCGGCAGCGCACCCGCTGGACCCAGGGGGCGATGCAGTGCCTGACGTATCTGCCGAGGCTGTGGCGCCACCCGGCTTCCCTCCTCACCCGGCTCGACTTCTCGTACTTCATCCTCGTGCCGTGGCTCAACGTGCTGCTGCTGCTGAGCATCCTGAGTCAGCCGCTGCGCCGGGCCTTCGGGTGGCACGGCCTGAACCTCCCGGCCTGGCTCGGGGTGTTCCTGACGGTCGCGCCCCTGGCCCTGCAACTGAACTGGGCGCTGCGGTACCGCGCCGAGCGGCGGCTCTCCTGGTGGGCGGTTCCCTACACCCTGGCGAGCCTGCCGATCTACAGCGCCGCCCTCTTCCTGAGTATGCCGCTGGCGTACTACAACCACTTCACCGGGCGCCGCGTCTGGTACAAGAGCGTGCGCCACGACGACCGCGCGCCGGTCCAGTCCTCCACCGCGAAGGGCGAGGAGGCGGGCAACCTGGCCTCGGGCGACTGA
- a CDS encoding bifunctional 5,10-methylenetetrahydrofolate dehydrogenase/5,10-methenyltetrahydrofolate cyclohydrolase, with product MTDPRLLLGKPLADGVTRGVREALAAWDFRPGLVSVLASDDPASRVYVESKARRAERLGVRFTALDLGPEVTQDELHAALRGLSADPAVHGIVLELPLAPGLDPDAALLHLAPRKDVEGLTPANLALVAAGREAEALLPPTPRSVRFLLREALGDDLRGLRVALIGPGRTVGRPLAPMLNNRGVTVTVCNEHTRDLAGVLAPQDAVVVAVGRAGLLRPEHVRAHHVVIDAGINVTPGGVVGDARPGLPVRAQTPVPGGVGPLTSALMYQNLVRAVRLGRGEPVE from the coding sequence ATGACCGACCCTCGACTCCTCCTCGGCAAGCCCCTCGCCGACGGGGTGACGCGCGGCGTGAGGGAGGCCCTGGCGGCGTGGGACTTCCGGCCCGGGCTCGTCAGCGTCCTCGCCTCGGACGACCCCGCCTCGCGCGTGTACGTGGAGAGCAAGGCTCGGCGGGCCGAGCGGCTGGGCGTGCGCTTCACGGCGCTCGACCTCGGGCCGGAGGTGACCCAGGACGAGCTGCACGCGGCCCTGCGCGGGCTCTCCGCCGACCCGGCGGTCCACGGCATCGTCCTCGAACTGCCCCTCGCCCCGGGCCTGGACCCCGACGCCGCCCTGCTCCACCTCGCCCCCCGCAAGGACGTGGAGGGCCTGACGCCCGCCAACCTCGCCCTCGTGGCGGCGGGACGGGAGGCGGAGGCCCTCTTGCCCCCCACCCCGCGCAGCGTGCGCTTCCTGCTGCGGGAGGCGCTGGGTGACGATCTGCGCGGCCTGCGCGTCGCCCTGATCGGCCCGGGGCGGACGGTCGGGCGGCCCCTCGCCCCCATGCTCAACAACCGGGGCGTGACCGTCACCGTCTGCAACGAGCACACCCGCGACCTGGCAGGCGTGCTCGCCCCGCAGGACGCGGTGGTGGTCGCCGTGGGGCGCGCGGGCCTGCTGCGCCCGGAGCACGTGCGGGCGCATCACGTCGTCATCGACGCGGGCATCAACGTCACGCCGGGGGGGGTGGTGGGCGACGCCCGGCCGGGGCTCCCCGTCCGCGCCCAGACGCCCGTGCCCGGCGGCGTCGGCCCCCTCACGAGCGCGCTGATGTACCAGAATCTCGTGCGGGCGGTGCGGCTCGGGCGCGGCGAACCCGTGGAGTAG